In one Candidatus Nomurabacteria bacterium genomic region, the following are encoded:
- a CDS encoding DNA alkylation repair protein encodes MKSLLAKNLEQTLIKRRDIERGVFLQRFFKTGPGEYGEGDLFLGLSVPSIRKDCIPYKALELNEIEKLLQSPWHEVRLAAVILLAEQAKKAKDEKTQKTLAAFYLRHADRINNWDLVDTSAVAVLGPMVEKFGYEYLRPLIRSKLLWKRRMAMISTLYLIKKGEADLALTVAEALIDDRHDLMQKAVGWMLREVGKHASMAKLNGFLEKHAATMPRTALRYALERHPAFAKKRFMKLKDGIDLNIYEQR; translated from the coding sequence ATGAAATCACTTCTTGCAAAGAACCTTGAGCAGACCCTGATAAAACGTCGAGATATTGAGCGCGGTGTTTTTTTGCAGAGATTTTTTAAGACGGGTCCCGGTGAATACGGAGAGGGAGATCTTTTTTTGGGATTGTCCGTGCCTTCTATTCGTAAGGATTGTATCCCATACAAGGCACTTGAACTGAACGAAATAGAAAAGCTTTTGCAATCTCCTTGGCATGAGGTGCGTTTGGCGGCGGTTATTCTTTTAGCTGAACAAGCAAAAAAAGCGAAAGATGAAAAAACACAAAAGACATTAGCAGCCTTTTATCTTCGTCATGCTGATCGCATTAATAACTGGGATCTTGTTGATACGTCTGCTGTCGCTGTTCTTGGCCCGATGGTCGAAAAATTTGGTTATGAGTATCTTCGTCCACTTATTCGTTCAAAGCTTCTTTGGAAACGTCGCATGGCGATGATTTCGACACTTTATCTCATTAAAAAAGGAGAGGCTGATCTTGCACTGACTGTTGCGGAGGCGCTTATTGATGATCGACATGATTTGATGCAAAAAGCTGTTGGTTGGATGTTACGCGAGGTTGGTAAACACGCCAGTATGGCAAAGCTTAATGGCTTCTTAGAAAAACATGCAGCGACTATGCCGCGCACGGCTTTGCGTTACGCGCTTGAACGTCATCCAGCTTTTGCAAAAAAGCGTTTTATGAAGTTGAAGGATGGTATTGATTTGAATATCTATGAACAGCGCTAA
- a CDS encoding DoxX family protein produces MNYRNKKAVMTVRVLLGLMFVFSGVSGMAAGLTGMEGKIPAPMLTTQMQLWDMGIFQMIKITEIVAGLMLIFGFLPALALLFVAPICVGVIVYDLFTVPAYLISGIVVSLMTAYLGYAYWDKFKGLFERK; encoded by the coding sequence ATGAACTATCGTAATAAAAAAGCAGTGATGACCGTACGTGTCTTGCTCGGTCTTATGTTCGTCTTCAGTGGCGTCTCAGGTATGGCTGCAGGCCTTACAGGCATGGAAGGCAAGATCCCAGCTCCGATGCTCACCACCCAAATGCAATTGTGGGATATGGGGATTTTTCAAATGATCAAAATCACCGAAATCGTCGCCGGCCTCATGTTGATCTTTGGTTTCTTGCCAGCGCTTGCCTTGCTCTTCGTGGCTCCGATTTGCGTTGGTGTTATCGTCTATGATCTTTTTACTGTGCCGGCATATCTGATATCAGGTATCGTGGTTTCGCTGATGACCGCTTATCTTGGGTATGCGTATTGGGATAAGTTTAAGGGGTTATTTGAGCGGAAGTAG
- the rsmA gene encoding ribosomal RNA small subunit methyltransferase A — translation MNPSEIKVLLEQLGGAPNKRLGQHFLIDGATLETIVEAGEIQEGDTVLEIGPGLGVLTNELLDRGANVIAIEKDKRYAAYHESRKLKNLKIVLGDAIQLDWLKLVGKKPWKFIANLPYAITSYALRLGLWSKHPPECMVVLVQKEVAERAISRDGKQSLLSLMVALVSSEMRILRKVPPGCFYPPPRVDSAVLYVKPMPVKDRANHWGIEPEQIMLLAKKGFAKPRKLLRSNIDVSEDQSQAWESLGINPKARAEDLSPRQWAELAKTVK, via the coding sequence ATGAATCCCTCAGAAATCAAAGTTTTATTAGAACAGTTAGGCGGAGCGCCAAATAAGCGCTTGGGTCAGCATTTTTTGATTGATGGAGCGACGCTAGAAACCATTGTAGAAGCAGGGGAGATTCAAGAGGGTGACACGGTGCTTGAGATTGGTCCGGGACTAGGGGTATTAACAAATGAGCTTTTAGATCGCGGCGCTAACGTTATTGCCATCGAAAAAGACAAGCGTTATGCGGCCTACCATGAATCTCGCAAACTCAAGAACTTGAAGATTGTGCTAGGTGATGCGATTCAGCTCGATTGGCTAAAACTTGTTGGTAAAAAGCCATGGAAGTTTATCGCGAATTTGCCATACGCTATTACGTCTTATGCGTTGCGTCTTGGCTTGTGGTCAAAGCATCCTCCAGAATGCATGGTGGTGCTTGTGCAAAAAGAGGTGGCAGAGCGTGCTATTTCGCGTGATGGTAAGCAATCATTGCTTTCGCTCATGGTAGCGCTCGTATCGAGTGAAATGCGCATTTTGCGTAAAGTTCCACCAGGGTGTTTTTATCCGCCGCCAAGAGTTGATTCAGCGGTGCTTTATGTAAAGCCAATGCCAGTAAAAGATCGTGCAAATCATTGGGGGATAGAGCCAGAGCAAATTATGCTTCTCGCAAAGAAAGGTTTCGCGAAACCACGAAAGCTCTTGCGATCAAATATAGACGTTTCTGAGGATCAGTCCCAAGCATGGGAATCGCTCGGTATAAATCCAAAAGCGAGAGCAGAGGATTTATCCCCAAGGCAGTGGGCAGAGCTTGCAAAGACAGTAAAATAG
- the prfB gene encoding peptide chain release factor 2: MIQELREQLLALKTKVDEAWGILALDTTKKEIAALEAETMSADFWQDQERATRESQKLAELRREIEEWEVIRLAIADSLELLDMAESEKDQDTVKEIEKKLAELETEFTKLEFSLMFSGDHDQANAIIGIHAGAGGTDAQDWAEMIMRMLFRFAERKGWKVQLLDESRGGEAGIKSAVFRVEGRFAYGHLKSEHGVHRLVRQSPFNADALRQTSFALVEVIPEIEHDSDIEIKNEDLRIDTFTAGGKGGQSVNTTYSAVRIVHLPTGIMVSCQNERSQTQNKEFAMRVLKSKLAKLREEELQKEKQQLRGEYQSAEWGNQIRSYVLHPYKMVKDHRTDVETADPEKVLDGDIDAFIEGYLRMEAGKHDVPAELNKD, encoded by the coding sequence ATGATCCAAGAGCTGCGTGAGCAATTACTAGCGCTAAAAACCAAGGTGGATGAAGCTTGGGGTATTTTGGCTTTGGATACGACAAAAAAAGAAATAGCCGCTCTTGAGGCCGAAACGATGTCGGCGGATTTTTGGCAGGATCAAGAGCGTGCCACACGTGAGTCCCAAAAGCTTGCAGAGCTTAGACGTGAAATCGAAGAATGGGAGGTTATTCGTCTAGCAATCGCAGACTCGTTAGAGTTGCTCGACATGGCAGAATCCGAGAAAGATCAAGACACAGTCAAAGAAATTGAAAAAAAGCTTGCTGAATTAGAAACAGAGTTCACCAAGTTAGAATTTAGCCTAATGTTTTCGGGTGACCATGATCAGGCGAATGCGATTATTGGCATCCATGCTGGCGCTGGCGGGACAGATGCGCAGGATTGGGCAGAGATGATAATGCGAATGCTTTTTCGTTTTGCTGAACGTAAAGGTTGGAAGGTGCAATTATTGGATGAGTCGAGAGGTGGAGAAGCGGGTATCAAGTCGGCTGTTTTTCGCGTTGAAGGTCGTTTTGCTTATGGTCATTTAAAGAGCGAGCACGGTGTACATCGTTTAGTTCGTCAATCGCCATTTAATGCCGATGCGTTACGTCAAACGTCTTTTGCCCTTGTAGAAGTTATTCCTGAAATCGAGCATGATTCTGATATTGAGATTAAAAACGAAGATTTGCGTATCGATACCTTTACCGCCGGTGGAAAAGGTGGACAGTCGGTGAATACAACATACTCAGCCGTGCGTATCGTGCATCTACCAACGGGTATTATGGTTTCGTGTCAAAATGAGCGATCACAAACGCAAAACAAAGAATTTGCGATGCGTGTACTCAAATCAAAATTAGCAAAATTACGCGAAGAAGAATTACAAAAAGAAAAACAGCAACTTCGTGGCGAATACCAAAGCGCAGAATGGGGCAATCAAATTCGTTCATATGTTTTGCATCCATATAAGATGGTCAAAGATCATCGTACCGATGTTGAAACCGCCGATCCTGAAAAAGTTCTTGATGGTGATATTGATGCGTTTATTGAGGGCTACCTTAGAATGGAAGCGGGTAAACACGATGTACCAGCGGAGCTCAATAAGGATTAA
- a CDS encoding polyphenol oxidase family protein has product MEKYIVNTPEAALTKGERIEKGIWRPGIMDRFTDKLGVGSTTKLTEVRAPGAGHLPQLRITSDPSRVIEDRDELEASLKAKNTGESVDDFRGRKVAAGMQLTRMLRNLDLEANPRDMLKTRLTHGTNIVLVDKEYLALPKAEQAMMAADGLITRMKHIPIMVAAADCAPIIIYDPKTETVGVFHAGYRGTVAGIARKGIETMAREYQCKPEDLIVSVGPYADGDSYEIDTGLLEQFRNQKNDDGEPAYTEDDLKKMFKPHPTDVAKVMYDNGEAIRLQAEKAGVNRENIEVSQLSTMKDNELLSSDRKEGFNNRDTLMAMAVLK; this is encoded by the coding sequence ATGGAGAAATATATCGTAAATACGCCCGAAGCAGCGCTCACCAAAGGGGAGCGTATTGAAAAAGGTATTTGGCGACCGGGAATCATGGATCGCTTTACCGATAAGTTAGGCGTAGGTTCTACGACCAAACTTACCGAAGTAAGAGCGCCAGGAGCCGGGCATTTACCTCAGCTTCGTATCACGAGCGATCCTAGTCGCGTTATCGAAGACCGTGATGAGTTAGAAGCAAGTTTAAAAGCGAAGAATACCGGTGAAAGCGTTGATGATTTTCGTGGCAGAAAAGTAGCTGCAGGTATGCAATTAACTCGCATGCTCCGAAACTTAGATCTTGAGGCAAATCCTCGTGACATGCTAAAGACGCGTTTAACGCATGGTACAAATATTGTTCTTGTTGATAAAGAATATCTCGCCCTTCCTAAAGCAGAGCAAGCTATGATGGCTGCCGATGGATTGATCACCCGGATGAAGCATATTCCGATCATGGTAGCTGCCGCAGACTGCGCGCCGATTATCATTTATGATCCAAAAACAGAAACGGTAGGTGTTTTTCACGCGGGGTATCGAGGTACTGTGGCTGGCATTGCCAGAAAGGGTATAGAAACAATGGCCAGAGAATACCAATGCAAGCCAGAAGACTTGATCGTTTCTGTTGGTCCATATGCAGACGGAGATAGTTATGAGATTGATACGGGCTTATTAGAGCAGTTTCGTAATCAGAAAAATGATGATGGTGAACCGGCTTATACTGAAGATGATTTAAAAAAGATGTTTAAACCACACCCCACAGATGTGGCTAAGGTCATGTATGATAACGGGGAAGCAATACGCTTGCAGGCAGAAAAAGCCGGTGTAAATAGAGAGAATATCGAAGTGAGTCAGTTGTCCACGATGAAAGATAATGAATTGCTATCATCAGACAGAAAAGAGGGTTTTAATAATAGAGACACATTAATGGCAATGGCTGTT
- a CDS encoding ZIP family metal transporter — protein MVFLFIILAFAMIMLGGLVGLKFRDRSHLLLGASAGIILGMVSFELIPESLELAESAGIEHWIPMMGFVIGFFLIHVLERTILMHHAHEDEYASHTHPHMGKAQSAAIIGHAFFDGLAIGLSFLVSDAVGISVALAVLAHDFCDGLNTVSFMVRHGNSKKQTVLFLVATAVAPLLGGVLSMVVHVPDVILPVVLGWFAGVLLYIAAADVLPEAHAKHSGWKTIAMTAVGVIVSFLIIMTIGH, from the coding sequence ATGGTATTTCTCTTTATTATCTTGGCCTTTGCCATGATCATGTTAGGTGGATTAGTGGGTTTAAAATTTCGTGATCGTTCACATTTATTACTAGGCGCTTCGGCCGGTATTATTTTGGGGATGGTGTCATTTGAATTGATCCCTGAGTCACTTGAGTTGGCGGAGTCGGCAGGTATCGAACACTGGATCCCGATGATGGGTTTTGTTATTGGTTTTTTTCTTATCCATGTACTCGAACGCACGATCTTAATGCATCATGCGCACGAGGATGAATATGCATCGCATACTCATCCGCATATGGGTAAGGCTCAGTCTGCGGCAATTATTGGTCATGCCTTTTTTGATGGTTTGGCTATTGGTTTAAGTTTTTTGGTCTCAGACGCGGTTGGTATCAGTGTTGCTTTGGCCGTACTTGCTCATGATTTTTGCGATGGTTTAAATACCGTTTCTTTTATGGTGCGTCATGGGAATTCTAAAAAACAAACCGTTTTGTTTTTGGTAGCTACAGCCGTCGCACCTCTTTTGGGAGGTGTTCTTAGCATGGTTGTTCATGTGCCAGATGTTATTTTGCCTGTTGTCTTGGGTTGGTTTGCAGGTGTTCTTTTGTATATTGCTGCAGCAGATGTATTGCCCGAAGCACATGCGAAGCACTCAGGTTGGAAGACAATTGCTATGACGGCAGTAGGTGTTATCGTGTCATTTTTGATCATTATGACCATCGGGCACTAG
- the ung gene encoding uracil-DNA glycosylase: MNSANVTIEASWKKALDAEFGQGYFSTLAEFVKNEYKTTKVYPAPAQIFRAFDECPFDQVKVVIIGQDPYHGPGQAHGLCFSVGKSIAIPPSLKNIFKEIADDIGTPLTQDGDLSRWAKQGVFLLNATLTVREGQAGSHQGKGWEKFTDAAIKVISDQREGIVFLLWGRYAQQKESLIDTSKHFVLKTVHPSPLSAYAGWFGCKHFSKANEYLIAKGKQPIQW, encoded by the coding sequence ATGAACAGCGCTAATGTGACTATCGAAGCAAGTTGGAAAAAGGCACTTGATGCCGAATTTGGCCAAGGATATTTCTCAACGCTCGCTGAATTTGTAAAGAACGAATATAAAACGACAAAGGTTTATCCGGCGCCAGCACAAATTTTTCGCGCATTCGATGAATGTCCATTTGATCAAGTAAAGGTCGTTATTATTGGGCAGGATCCTTATCATGGACCAGGGCAAGCGCATGGGCTCTGTTTTTCTGTAGGTAAGAGTATTGCGATACCTCCATCACTCAAAAACATTTTTAAAGAGATTGCTGATGATATAGGTACGCCACTTACGCAAGATGGTGACTTGTCTCGATGGGCAAAACAAGGTGTTTTTCTTTTAAATGCAACGTTAACGGTGCGTGAGGGACAGGCGGGTTCACACCAGGGTAAGGGTTGGGAGAAATTTACCGACGCTGCAATTAAGGTTATTTCGGATCAACGCGAAGGCATTGTCTTTTTGCTATGGGGACGATATGCGCAACAAAAAGAATCACTAATAGATACGTCCAAGCATTTTGTATTAAAAACGGTACATCCATCACCGCTTAGCGCTTATGCTGGATGGTTTGGTTGCAAGCACTTTAGTAAGGCAAATGAGTATCTGATAGCAAAAGGTAAGCAACCAATTCAGTGGTAG